The Primulina huaijiensis isolate GDHJ02 chromosome 9, ASM1229523v2, whole genome shotgun sequence genomic interval GGAATCAAAGTCATGACCACTCATATGTAATTAATTTGCCACACATAACGGcacaaaataagaaattttatgAATATAATTTGCACACACGAAAATGGAACAAAATAAGGAGATAAGTGAAACTAAACACAAAACTAAGAAATTATTCCATCGAAGGTACTCCCGCTGGATCCAGGAATAGCGACATATACTTAATGTCCTGTCCAAGTCAAGAAATATTAAAGGGATGCAGGAATATATTTGCATACGAATAATATCTAGTCCAATTTTTTTAACGTGATCGACAAATCCTATTTCTTTGAACACGAGAAAATATGAAAGACATACCCATATATATTAGctagaataaaaattttatgttaacTGAATCCGAAGCAGATGAAATCTAATCAAACCTGGTGAAATCCAACTTCCTTGGTGAGAGGAACCCCAAGTTCAGACATGCAAGCGTGGATCCGATCATCTGAGCCGTACATCGTGGGATATCTCTGCATGCATCTATCTTGCATTTTTTCAAGTTCTTTAGCCAATGGATAACTTATGGCAAACCCTCCCCCTCCATAAGCCATATGATATGAAAAATGTAAGTTTTGCGTATGACTTTCCGTGGTACTACCAATATAATAAAACTTGGTATGATcatatttggacaaaaccctAACAAGATTATCAGCCACGAAAAACGTATCGTCGTCTCCCAAAACGATCCATCTCACGTCATCCAACTTCAACCTAACAATCTCCGACACTATACGTGATATTCTTAAAGCAGAACGGTCACCACCCACGTGGTTATACGGGAATTCTGAAGTATTACTGGATATTTTCACTTGAGGGAGGGACTCGTCATGGTCGACCGGCTGATCCAGCCATGCAAAACCTCGCATCTCGTCCGGCCTCCACCATATTTTGATGTACTCTTTCCTCCTGTCCCATAGTTTAGAAGATGCTCCGATACCAAAAACAACGTGTTTGAGTCGGGTTCTCTCTTGAAAACTAGGGTTTTGAAGTGCAACTTCTGTAAAGTTTTTTGAAAGGGAATCAGAAATTTTTTGAGAATCTACAGTTCTGATTAAAGGCTCGTTGTTATTGTAGTCTCTTAAACAAAGGGGGATGAAATTTGAAGCTCTGAAGATGAACAAAGAAAAGGAGAAGACGATGAAGTTGGCTAGCATCAATAATACAATTATCCATCTTgaaaatttttgttgttttgatgACATTGTTGCAGTATCCTATTAACTGCTTTCAGGTTAATTTACTTGCACAATCAATCAGTGGCGAAGATTAAAATATCTCCATAAATAAAAACCAATATaatgaagatagtcatgatatANCAAATAAAACTAAAGAATTTGAAAATCCAGATATTATTGACTTTCCTTTTATTACAAAAGTTCTAttggtcttttttttttaaatacatgtgTCACAATCTTTGGAACCCTaatcactaattttttttagtaaagatattaatttaaaagtaaatacGTTGGGGGTAACTGTAAATAATTGATAGTTTAGGGACGAAAGACAAATTTATccttttttcttatatattgTTTTTGCTTTGCCCTGTACCCAGGCAAAGTACACAGGTGTTCTTTAGATTGTTTTTCatttcctttaatttttttttatatagtttttCTCTTATTTAAAGTCCACAGAAGCTGGTTGAGGTGTTAAATCTGGAAAGCTGGTCATAAGCATTCTGCTTCGTGGTGTTTTTTTTTCTGTGCTGTAATTTGATTCAGCTTTTTTCAGTAagatttactgattttagtgtAATACGTAAATTTGTAAATTCTTACTTGTCCCCGATTTTGCTTTGTTTTTCTTATTGCTTATTTGGAGTGTGATTCATGTTAAAGTGTTGGGACTTGGACTTTGCTTCGGTGAA includes:
- the LOC140983940 gene encoding uncharacterized protein — protein: MLANFIVFSFSLFIFRASNFIPLCLRDYNNNEPLIRTVDSQKISDSLSKNFTEVALQNPSFQERTRLKHVVFGIGASSKLWDRRKEYIKIWWRPDEMRGFAWLDQPVDHDESLPQVKISSNTSEFPYNHVGGDRSALRISRIVSEIVRLKLDDVRWIVLGDDDTFFVADNLVRVLSKYDHTKFYYIGSTTESHTQNLHFSYHMAYGGGGFAISYPLAKELEKMQDRCMQRYPTMYGSDDRIHACMSELGVPLTKEVGFHQLDIYGNPMGLLSAHPVAPLLTLHHLDVMDPIFPNVDQAHALKRLRMPMRLDSAALMQQSICYDKARNWTISNSWGYTSHIYRGLIRAIDMEMPTRTFLDWYRGGDGAGLIFNTRPLGTNSCERPSVYVLSNAVFNNATNQTASEYVLSNSERSCGWKMDYDPSSIYRVEVYKKPDPNLWDKPPRRNCCTVLSTQKEGTVAVDVHECAEGETIEI